A region of Argentina anserina chromosome 5, drPotAnse1.1, whole genome shotgun sequence DNA encodes the following proteins:
- the LOC126796321 gene encoding MLO-like protein 13 isoform X2: MAEELNSSLEFTPTWVVAGVCFVIVLLSLCAERGLHKLGKCLRHEKQDALNEALQKLKEELMLLGFISLLLTVFQRSISRICIPAHVATHMLPCKRETAEHNIPAHYQSTNNGRRLLSEATSDHCQLKGKVPLLSLEGLHHLHIFIFVLAVVHVIFCVSTMVLGGARIRQWKTWEDSFKRKSGQAAHVRRHHHEFLKERADGYWRRAAIIGWMIAFCKQFYGSVTKSDYIALRQGFIKEHCPGNPNFDFHKYMMRTLEIDFKKIVGISWYLWLFVVLFLLLNVDGWNTYFWLAFLPLILLLLVGAKLEHIISRLAQDVTQSGVHANESATRVRPSDEHFWFGNPRIVLILIHFILFQNSFEIAFFFWIWSTYGIHSCIMEKLGYIIARLIMG; the protein is encoded by the exons ATGGCAGAAGAGCTCAACAGTTCTTTAGAGTTTACTCCGACATGGGTTGTGGCAGGTGTTTGCTTTGTCATTGTTCTGCTATCTCTTTGTGCCGAGCGCGGTCTTCATAAACTTGGAAAG TGCTTGCGGCATGAGAAACAAGATGCACTAAATGAAGCCTtgcaaaaattaaaagaag AGTTGATGCTTTTAGGGTTCATTTCCCTTCTGTTAACTGTATTTCAACGTTCCATAAGCCGCATATGCATCCCTGCCCATGTCGCAACTCACATGTTGCCATGTAAGAGGGAAACTGCTGAGCACAACATCCCTGCACATTATCAATCCACAAACAATGGTCGACGCCTTCTGTCAGAAGCCACTTCGGATCACTGTCAGCTCAAG GGGAAGGTTCCATTGTTATCATTGGAGGGATTACATCATCTACACATCTTCATCTTTGTATTAGCAGTTGTTCATGTGATCTTTTGTGTCTCAACAATGGTTCTTGGAGGGGCAAGA ATACGACAATGGAAGACCTGGGAGGATTCC TTTA AAAGAAAAAGTGGCCAAGCTGCTCACGTTCGTCGTCACCATCATGAATTCTTGAAAGAGCGTGCAGACGGATATTGGAGAAGAGCGGCTATTATTGGTTGGATG ATAGCATTCTGTAAACAATTTTATGGCTCTGTCACCAAGTCAGACTACATTGCACTGCGGCAAGGGTTCATCAAG GAGCACTGCCCTGGAAATCCTAATTTTGATTTTCACAAATACATGATGCGGACGCTTGaaattgattttaaaaagattGTTGGGATAAG CTGGTACCTGTGGCTCTTTGTTGTGCTGTTTTTGTTGCTGAATGTGGATG GATGGAATACATACTTCTGGTTAGCATTTTTACCGCTAATT CTTCTGCTTCTAGTGGGAGCCAAACTGGAACACATAATAAGCCGTTTGGCTCAGGATGTTACCCAATCTGGAGTCCATGCTAATGAATCAGCTACAAGAGTGAGGCCTTCTGATGAACATTTCTGGTTTGGCAATCCTAGAATCGTTCTCATTTTAATCCACTTCATTCTGTTCCAAAATTCATTTGAGATTGCTTTCTTCTTCTGGATTTGG AGCACCTATGGAATTCACTCATGCATCATGGAAAAGTTGGGATACATCATCGCAAGACTTATTATGGGGTAA
- the LOC126796304 gene encoding endoglucanase 25-like → MYGRDPWGGPLEIAADSATDDDRSRNLQDLDRAALSSRPLDETQQSWLLGPSGEQKKKKYVDLGCVIVSRKIFVWTVGTLLVSGLLAGLIVLIVKTVPRHHPAKPPPDNYTLALHKALMFFNAQKSGKLPKHNNVSWRGNSCTKDGEPNTIFKDLSGGYYDAGDAIKFNFPQSFAMTLLSWSVIEYSAKYEAAGELAHVKELIKWGADYFLKTFNHTADTIDQLVSQVGSGDTSGGSTIPNDHYCWTRPEDIDYERPVTKCSSCGDLASEMAAALAAASIVFKDNKAYSQKLVHGATTLFTFGRGRGRGLYSTGSEAAKFYNSSAYWDEYVWGAAWMYYATGNNSYLTLATHPTLAKHAGAFWGGPDYGVFSWDNKLAGAQVLLSRLRLFLSPGYPYEEILRTFHNQTSIVMCSYLPIFTSFNRTRGGLIQLNHGRPQPLQYVVNAAFLATLFSDYLDAADTPGWYCGPNFYSTDVLRDFAKFQIDYILGKNPRKMSYIAGFGNHYPKQVHHRGASIPKNKIKYNCKGGWKWRDSKKANPNIIEGAMVAGPDKKDGFHDVRMNYNYTEPTLAGNAGLVFALIGLSGEKSAGIDKNTIFSAVPPMFPTPPPPPAPWKP, encoded by the exons ATGTACGGCAGGGATCCGTGGGGAGGGCCGCTCGAGATCGCGGCGGACTCCGCCACCGACGACGACCGCAGCCGCAACCTGCAGGACCTCGACCGGGCGGCGCTGTCGTCCCGGCCGTTGGACGAGACGCAGCAGAGCTGGCTGCTGGGGCCGAGCGGggagcagaagaagaagaagtacgTGGATCTGGGATGCGTCATCGTCAGCCGCAAGATCTTTGTCTGGACCGTCGGGACTCTCctcgtctccggcctcctcGCCGGTCTCATCGTCCTCATCGTCAAGACCGTGCCGCGTCACCACCCCGCCAAGCCTCCTCCCGATAACTACACCCTCGCTCTCCACAAGGCCCTCATGTTCTTCAACGCTCAGAAAT CTGGTAAGCTTCCGAAGCACAACAATGTGTCGTGGAGGGGAAACTCGTGCACCAAGGACGGCGAGCCCAACACAATCTTTAAAGATCTGTCGGGTGGGTACTACGATGCCGGAGACGCCATCAAGTTCAACTTCCCTCAGTCGTTTGCTATGACTTTGCTGAGCTGGAGCGTCATCGAGTACAGCGCTAAGTATGAAGCGGCTGGGGAGCTTGCTCATGTCAAGGAGCTTATCAAATGGGGAGCCGATTACTTCCTCAAGACGTTCAACCATACTGCCGATACAATTGACCAGCTCGTTTCACAG GTTGGATCGGGGGATACATCTGGAGGAAGTACTATTCCGAACGATCACTACTGCTGGACTCGGCCCGAAGACATAGACTATGAGCGCCCTGTGACTAAGTGCAGTAGTTGCGGTGATCTGGCATCTGAGATGGCTGCGGCTCTGGCTGCTGCATCCATTGTGTTTAAGGACAACAAGGCCTACTCGCAGAAACTTGTGCACGGTGCCACGACGCTGTTCACGTTCGGAAGGGGAAGGGGAAGGGGTTTGTATAGTACTGGTTCAGAGGCTGCCAAGTTTTACAATTCTTCGGCGTACTGGGACGAATACGTGTGGGGTGCAGCTTGGATGTATTATGCCACTGGGAATAACTCTTATCTTACTCTTGCAACACATCCCACCCTTGCCAAGCATGCTGGTGCCTTCTGGGGAGGCCCTGACTACGGAGTATTCAGTTGGGACAACAAGCTTGCCGGTGCTCAG GTGCTTCTGAGCCGTTTGAGGTTATTCTTGAGCCCTGGTTACCCATATGAAGAAATCTTGAGGACGTTCCATAATCAGACTAGCATAGTCATGTGCTCATACCTGCCAATATTCACATCCTTTAATAGAACCAGAG GAGGCTTGATCCAGTTGAATCATGGAAGGCCTCAACCGCTTCAATATGTGGTCAATGCAGCCTTCTTAGCAACCTTGTTCAGTGATTACCTTGATGCTGCCGATACCCCTGGATGGTATTGTGGACCCAACTTCTATTCCACTGATGTCTTGCGTGATTTTGCTAAGTTTCAG ATTGATTATATTCTTGGTAAGAATCCCCGGAAAATGAGCTATATTGCAGGCTTTGGCAATCATTACCCGAAACAAGTGCACCATAGAGGTGCATCGATTCCCAAGAATAAGATCAAGTACAATTGCAAAGGGGGTTGGAAATGGAGGGACTCGAAAAAGGCAAACCCAAATATTATTGAAGGTGCCATGGTGGCTGGCCCCGACAAAAAAGATGGTTTCCATGATGTTCGTATGAATTACAATTACACAGAGCCAACTCTTGCTGGAAATGCAGGTTTGGTATTTGCGCTTATTGGTTTGTCTGGAGAGAAGTCTGCCGGTATTGACAAAAATACCATTTTCTCTGCGGTTCCCCCAATGTTTCCAactccaccacctcctccgGCACCCTGGAAACCATAA
- the LOC126796311 gene encoding uncharacterized protein LOC126796311 has translation MMSSSEESEKNANSVHHVREDSEYVRLVISNETNTVEADVLQTHSESWIKSFSWWIKALGWCLVTTVLLLLFLKWGVPFLFEKVLLPIMRWEATAFGRPVLAIVLVASLALFPVLFIPSGPSMWLAGMIFGYGFGFVIIMVGTTIGMILPYLIGLYFRERIHQWLKRWPREAAMIRLAGEGSWLHQFRVVALFRVSPFPYTIFNYAIVVTSMRFWPYLWGSIAGMVPEAFIYIYSGRLLRTFADIKYGNYHLTTVEIVYNTLSLIVAIVTTVAFTVYAKNALNELKRAESSGAEAVASDHISLQMEKLPLEKPHIFTL, from the exons ATGATGAGCTCTTCTGAAGAGTCAGAGAAGAATGCCAACTCAGTGCATCATGTGAGAGAAGACAGTGAATATGTTAGGCTGGTTATATCCAACGAAACAAACACGGTAGAAGCAGATGTCTTGCAGACTCATTCTGAATCATGGATTAAATCATTTTCATGGTGGATTAAAGCCTTAGGCTGGTGCCTTGTCACCACTGTATTGCTTCTGCTTTTCTTGAAATGGGGTGTTCCGTTTCTTTTCGAAAAG GTTCTGTTGCCAATAATGCGATGGGAAGCCACAGCCTTTGGCCGTCCGGTTCTTGCCATTGTTCTTGTTGCTTCTCTGGCATTGTTCCCTGTATTATTCATCCCGTCTGGTCCTTCAATGTGGTTGGCTGGCATGATTTTTGGTTATGGCTTTGGATTTGTTATAATCATGGTTGGAACAACTATTGGGATGATCCTGCCATATTTGATTGGTCTGTATTTCCGTGAGCGCATTCAT CAATGGTTAAAGAGATGGCCTCGAGAAGCTGCAATGATCCGACTTGCTGGGGAAGGGAGTTGGCTACATCAATTTCGAGTGGTGGCTCTCTTTAGGGTTTCACCCTTCCCATATACAATTTTCAACTATGCGATCGTGGTTACAAGTATGAGATTTTGGCCTTACTTGTGGGGATCCATTGCTGGGATGGTGCCAGAAGCTTTTATTTACATCTACAG TGGTCGCTTATTAAGGACATTTGCAGATATCAAGTATGGGAACTATCACTTGACTACAGTGGAAATTGTATACAACACTCTATCCTTAATTGTTGCAATTGTAACCACAGTTGCTTTTACCGTTTATGCGAAAAATGCTTTAAATGAGCTGAAGAGGGCAGAATCTAGTGGTGCGGAAGCTGTTGCTTCGGATCATATCAGCTTACAGATGGAGAAGCTTCCACTTGAAAAGCCACATATTTTTACTTTGTAG
- the LOC126796321 gene encoding MLO-like protein 13 isoform X1, producing the protein MAEELNSSLEFTPTWVVAGVCFVIVLLSLCAERGLHKLGKCLRHEKQDALNEALQKLKEELMLLGFISLLLTVFQRSISRICIPAHVATHMLPCKRETAEHNIPAHYQSTNNGRRLLSEATSDHCQLKGKVPLLSLEGLHHLHIFIFVLAVVHVIFCVSTMVLGGARIRQWKTWEDSVQKERKSGQAAHVRRHHHEFLKERADGYWRRAAIIGWMIAFCKQFYGSVTKSDYIALRQGFIKEHCPGNPNFDFHKYMMRTLEIDFKKIVGISWYLWLFVVLFLLLNVDGWNTYFWLAFLPLILLLLVGAKLEHIISRLAQDVTQSGVHANESATRVRPSDEHFWFGNPRIVLILIHFILFQNSFEIAFFFWIWSTYGIHSCIMEKLGYIIARLIMGVIVQVLCSYSTLPLYAIVTQMGSMFKEGMFDQMVQSAINVWAGDVISRRERSGRSSSQSMHKMINNESTQNVDVSEQEMVAMDRTINVLPDRVQPPSSS; encoded by the exons ATGGCAGAAGAGCTCAACAGTTCTTTAGAGTTTACTCCGACATGGGTTGTGGCAGGTGTTTGCTTTGTCATTGTTCTGCTATCTCTTTGTGCCGAGCGCGGTCTTCATAAACTTGGAAAG TGCTTGCGGCATGAGAAACAAGATGCACTAAATGAAGCCTtgcaaaaattaaaagaag AGTTGATGCTTTTAGGGTTCATTTCCCTTCTGTTAACTGTATTTCAACGTTCCATAAGCCGCATATGCATCCCTGCCCATGTCGCAACTCACATGTTGCCATGTAAGAGGGAAACTGCTGAGCACAACATCCCTGCACATTATCAATCCACAAACAATGGTCGACGCCTTCTGTCAGAAGCCACTTCGGATCACTGTCAGCTCAAG GGGAAGGTTCCATTGTTATCATTGGAGGGATTACATCATCTACACATCTTCATCTTTGTATTAGCAGTTGTTCATGTGATCTTTTGTGTCTCAACAATGGTTCTTGGAGGGGCAAGA ATACGACAATGGAAGACCTGGGAGGATTCCGTCCAGAAGG AAAGAAAAAGTGGCCAAGCTGCTCACGTTCGTCGTCACCATCATGAATTCTTGAAAGAGCGTGCAGACGGATATTGGAGAAGAGCGGCTATTATTGGTTGGATG ATAGCATTCTGTAAACAATTTTATGGCTCTGTCACCAAGTCAGACTACATTGCACTGCGGCAAGGGTTCATCAAG GAGCACTGCCCTGGAAATCCTAATTTTGATTTTCACAAATACATGATGCGGACGCTTGaaattgattttaaaaagattGTTGGGATAAG CTGGTACCTGTGGCTCTTTGTTGTGCTGTTTTTGTTGCTGAATGTGGATG GATGGAATACATACTTCTGGTTAGCATTTTTACCGCTAATT CTTCTGCTTCTAGTGGGAGCCAAACTGGAACACATAATAAGCCGTTTGGCTCAGGATGTTACCCAATCTGGAGTCCATGCTAATGAATCAGCTACAAGAGTGAGGCCTTCTGATGAACATTTCTGGTTTGGCAATCCTAGAATCGTTCTCATTTTAATCCACTTCATTCTGTTCCAAAATTCATTTGAGATTGCTTTCTTCTTCTGGATTTGG AGCACCTATGGAATTCACTCATGCATCATGGAAAAGTTGGGATACATCATCGCAAGACTTATTATGGG GGTGATAGTTCAAGTGCTTTGCAGTTATAGCACCCTTCCACTGTATGCAATTGTCACTCAG ATGGGCAGTATGTTCAAGGAAGGAATGTTCGATCAAATGGTACAGAGTGCGATCAATGTATGGGCGGGAGATGTAATCAGTAGACGTGAGCGCAGCGGGCGATCCTCCTCGCAGAGTATGCACAAAATGATCAACAACGAATCGACCCAAAATGTCGATGTTTCAGAACAAGAAATGGTTGCCATGGATAGAACTATAAATGTACTCCCAGATCGAGTCCAGCCACCTTCATCCTCTTAG
- the LOC126796306 gene encoding uncharacterized protein LOC126796306 has product MSPPSMLRRALTFTHLPKSVRLNGQRGRRPYANSAASAAEERNPDGNKVRGRRRSKKDLQALVETFVNEYRAMNAGRFPPFVYTQQQVGGSYYRVRGILQELQYRDKTSPSCGGIEHSLAREGVRGSEALTEDGVVSGRTVSEVENDTDLSVAGNEYLEAKEELQASSSVEILSKEVITPGRGSDLDVTHNIGKVKSEGSLKFHPDIVEMFRGSEISSNSHDKSGDSKMEEAHAESISKEKHLQGQGSDLDVTHNIGKVKSEESSFIDPDIVELRGFEISSHSHDKSQDSKLEEAQANNISKEKHLQIGDTNTATPCSDDTEDVTKLILDDSECKMKQHEEEIPQADRFDSTAAEKNIPQEADKTSEVLSGRPADDAEPPKPTTLWGAMKSFANGIISIFRQQ; this is encoded by the exons ATGAGTCCACCTAGCATGTTACGAAGAGCCCTCACCTTCACTCACCTCCCCAAATCCG TACGACTCAATGGGCAGCGAGGAAGAAGGCCCTATGCGAATAGTGCTGCGTCTGCCGCAGAGGAACGAAACCCAGATGGCAACAAAGTCCGTGGAAGGAGGCGTAGCAAGAAGGACCTCCAAGCTCTTGTGGAAACGTTTGTCAATGA GTACAGGGCAATGAATGCTGGAAGGTTCCCTCCTTTCGTGTATACTCAGCAACAAGTGGGTGGTAGTTACTATAGAGTTAGGGGGATCCTACAGGAGCTGCAGTACAGAGATAAGACATCGCCCTCGTGTGGTGGGATTGAGCATTCTTTGGCACGAGAGGGAGTAAGGGGAAGTGAGGCTTTGACTGAAGATGGAGTTGTCAGCGGTCGAACTGTTTCGGAGGTGGAAAATGACACGGATCTCAGTGTTGCCGGTAACGAGTACTTGGAAGCTAAGGAAGAGTTGCAGGCATCATCATCAGTTGAGATCTTGTCCAAGGAGGTTATCACTCCA GGGCGAGGTTCTGATCTGGATGTCACACACAATATTGGGAAGGTGAAATCTGAGGGATCTTTAAAATTTCACCCTGATATAGTTGAGATGTTCCGAGGATCTGAGATCTCATCTAATTCACATGACAAATCTGGGGATAGTAAAATGGAGGAAGCTCACGCTGAAAGTATCTCTAAAGAAAAGCATTTACAGGGGCAAGGTTCTGATCTGGATGTCACACATAATATTGGGAAGGTGAAATCTGAGGAATCTTCATTTATAGACCCTGATATAGTTGAGTTACGAGGATTTGAGATCTCTTCTCATTCACATGACAAATCTCAGGATAGTAAATTAGAGGAAGCTCAGGCTAATAATATATCTAAAGAAAAGCATTTACAGATAGGGGACACTAATACAGCCACTCCATGTTCTGATGATACGGAGGATGTTACTAAACTGATTCTTGATGATTCAGAGTGTAAAATGAAGCAACATGAAGAAGAGATCCCTCAGGCTGATAGATTTGATTCCACTGCTGCAGAGAAAAATATACCTCAAGAGGCAGACAAAACATCTGA AGTCCTCTCTGGTAGGCCAGCTGATGATGCAGAACCTCCAAAACCAACAACTCTTTGGGGTGCCATGAAATCTTTTGCAAATGGAATTATCAGTATCTTCAGACAACAGTAG